A genomic window from Flavobacterium phycosphaerae includes:
- a CDS encoding lipoprotein N-acyltransferase Lnb domain-containing protein, with protein sequence MKSMLKSKLSFLFLLVLLLNNSFTFGQMALAETAKVSILTCQEGNELYSIFGHTAIRIKDEANALDVVYNYGTFDFKTENFYLKFIKGDLRYFVSAYSFNEFYYEYTIENRSIYEQNLNLTTTQKQQLFNTLNKSLESDEKYYTYKFIDRNCTNMVVDKVNQTLGQQCIVKTTEKNKSYREILFPYLENHFYENLGINIIFGKKTDEEGEKLFLPNQFMESLKVAEFNGKLLSEQPKSILKAEPTPPEKSLWNNFSTFCLALGLLVFTRKSWVYLVYFTLIGMLGVFLSLVGFYSLHEEVAWNYNVLLFNPLLLVLLYFYYTKNFNWVKNIALLNLFLLIVYSIFLANKPNFIMFLPMIISSVMMLLHFVKPGKPTLLASVK encoded by the coding sequence ATGAAATCGATGTTAAAATCTAAATTGTCTTTTCTGTTTTTGTTGGTATTGCTACTAAACAACAGCTTTACTTTTGGCCAAATGGCTTTAGCGGAAACAGCAAAAGTAAGCATCCTAACCTGTCAGGAAGGCAACGAACTGTACTCTATTTTTGGACATACCGCAATTCGAATTAAGGATGAAGCTAATGCTTTGGACGTGGTGTATAACTATGGAACTTTTGATTTTAAAACGGAAAATTTTTATTTAAAATTCATCAAAGGCGACTTGCGTTATTTCGTTTCAGCTTATTCGTTTAATGAGTTTTATTACGAATACACTATAGAAAACCGTTCTATTTATGAGCAAAATCTAAACTTGACAACGACTCAAAAGCAACAACTTTTCAATACGTTGAACAAAAGCTTAGAATCGGACGAGAAATATTATACTTATAAATTCATTGACCGAAACTGTACCAATATGGTGGTAGATAAAGTCAATCAAACCCTGGGACAACAGTGTATTGTAAAGACTACTGAAAAAAATAAAAGCTATCGGGAGATTTTGTTTCCGTATTTAGAAAATCATTTTTACGAAAATTTGGGCATCAACATCATATTTGGCAAAAAGACCGACGAAGAGGGCGAAAAGTTATTTCTTCCGAACCAATTCATGGAAAGTTTAAAAGTGGCAGAATTCAATGGGAAACTGCTTTCAGAACAACCCAAATCTATATTAAAAGCAGAACCTACTCCTCCGGAAAAATCGCTTTGGAATAATTTCAGTACTTTTTGCTTGGCACTTGGTTTACTGGTCTTCACCCGAAAAAGTTGGGTTTATCTTGTCTATTTTACTTTGATTGGTATGCTTGGGGTCTTTTTGTCTTTGGTTGGTTTTTATTCCCTGCACGAAGAGGTGGCGTGGAATTACAATGTATTACTATTCAACCCTTTGTTGTTGGTTTTACTCTACTTTTATTATACAAAAAACTTTAATTGGGTAAAAAATATAGCGCTGCTAAATTTGTTTTTACTGATAGTATACAGCATCTTTTTAGCCAACAAACCCAATTTTATTATGTTTTTACCAATGATAATCAGTTCGGTGATGATGTTGCTTCATTTTGTCAAACCCGGCAAACCAACTTTATTGGCCTCGGTAAAATAA